In Candidatus Methylomirabilota bacterium, the sequence AGGGCTTCCCGGGCGCCGTACGTGTGACGCAGCCCCTCGACTTCGACGGCAGGAATATTCATGTCTGTTCTTGCTTTGGTCACCGTCGAGAGCTCCGCTCACCATGTGCGTTCTCGGGATTGAAAATATAATCAAAGCTCAGCCACAGGCTTCTGGCGTACCGGAAGAAGAAGAGCGGAAAAAAGACGGCGAACGTGCACCACAGGATCAGCTGCTGAGTGAGGGACATGCCGACGACCAGATCAAGTGAAAAATATCCCGCGATCATCAGTACCGCAGTAACTGCATAATTGACATAGATGGCTCCGACAAAGTATCCCTGCTCTCGTTCGAACTGGAGATCGCAGGACAGACAATGAGAGTACATGGAGAAACGGCCGCTAAACAGGGGTGCGGCACCACATCTCGGGCATCGCAAGTTAACGCCCCGGCCCATAATCTGTCCGATGCGTTGGAGATCCATCTCATCCTTGCGCTCGAAGCGATTCTAGCACAGACAGACTCCGTGCAGTGATCCGACGCCTGCAGCTGCCTCTTCACCCCCATTTACCGCGGCGGGTAGAGCTGGTAGAGCATCACATAGACGAGGACCCCGGTCACCGAGACGTATAACCAAATTGGAAGAGTCCAGCGAGCAATTTTTACGTGTTTGTCAAACTGGGCGTTCAAGGCCCGATACACCGTGGTCAACGCCAATGGGACGATGACAGCAGCGAGGATGATGTGGGAGATGAGGAGGGTGAAGTAGACCGGGCGAATCCAGCCCCGGCCAGAAAAGGGGATCGAACCCACCTGGTAATGGTGTATCAGATAGGACACCAGAAAGAGGCAAGAGACCCCGAAGGCTGTGACCATGCAGATCTTGTGGCTGGTCACCTTTTTCCGTCGGATGAAGAGATACCCGATCGTGAGGAGTACGGCGCTCGTTCCGTTCAGAAAGGCATTCACTGCAGGCAAGCCGGAAATCGTACCACTTTCCTCGACCTGGGCCTGGCGACCCAACAGAATGAACGCCACACCCAAGAGGACGACAATAGAGACGAGCCCGATGCCTGGGAGAACCAACCGATCTTTCATATCGTCATCACCGCGAGACCGCCGCTCACCGCATGGGATGGCCCACAGTTCATGCCCGATGGTGGCGCCCCACC encodes:
- a CDS encoding DUF983 domain-containing protein, with translation MDLQRIGQIMGRGVNLRCPRCGAAPLFSGRFSMYSHCLSCDLQFEREQGYFVGAIYVNYAVTAVLMIAGYFSLDLVVGMSLTQQLILWCTFAVFFPLFFFRYARSLWLSFDYIFNPENAHGERSSRR
- a CDS encoding DUF420 domain-containing protein, with protein sequence WGATIGHELWAIPCGERRSRGDDDMKDRLVLPGIGLVSIVVLLGVAFILLGRQAQVEESGTISGLPAVNAFLNGTSAVLLTIGYLFIRRKKVTSHKICMVTAFGVSCLFLVSYLIHHYQVGSIPFSGRGWIRPVYFTLLISHIILAAVIVPLALTTVYRALNAQFDKHVKIARWTLPIWLYVSVTGVLVYVMLYQLYPPR